Part of the Paenibacillus sp. FSL R7-0273 genome is shown below.
AGCCGAGTAAGGAAGCCTTTCAGGCGTTAATCCGGGCCTACCGTGAGGGCGGCGGGACACTCTGCCGGGACTGGACGGATGTGCTGAACCTGGGGTATACGGGGAAACTGGACTGGCTGGAATACAGTGTGAAGCGCTCGCTTGGGGTGGAGTGCTCGGATGAGGCCGAGCAGCAGCTGGGGGCAGAGCAGGTCACCGGCACACTGGAATCGCTTAACGACTATGCGGAATTCATACCGCTTTGTCTGGAGTGGCTGGCAGAAATATGATTTACAGGACCAGCTTACGGGCTGGCTGATGCTGGTGCTTATGTTGATGTTGATTTTGATGCCTATTCTGAAGTTGATGACTGGTTCTAGTACAGGTTCTGGTACAGATGCAGACGCAAGTGCTGTTACGTCTGTGCCAGTCTGGCGCTATAACATGCTTCAGCTCCATTTGCCCGGCCGTACTTTGTAACGGACCGTACAGCCCTTATTTTTCATTGATACCGCTTACATTTAATTTAACGGACCGAGAGGACCTTATTACCTGCCGGAGAGGCTAAAATGAGGCAAAAAGCAGCAGATAAGCTCATCTGAGTCCGTTAGCTTGTGGTAACATGAACGGGAGTCCGAATAAGGTCAACTGAGTCCGATAGGGAGTGAATGTAATCTATGGAAATGGAAAATCTGTTAACAGCAGCAACGCGTGACGAGCTGCGGAGCTGGCTGCAGGCGCACGGCAGGACAGAGAAATGCTGCTGGATTACCGTAAGTATGACACCTGCACCAGACAAGCTGCTGTATTTGGATGCTGTTGAAGAGGCGCTGTGCTTCGGCTGGATTGACGGAGTCAAAAAAAGCACGGAGCAGGGTGTTATGCAGCGGCTGTCTCCAAGATCCAAAAGAAGCTCGTGGACCGAGCTGAATAAAGAACGGGTCCGCCGTCTGGACAGGCTGGGGCTGATGAGCGAGGAGGGCAGACAGGTGCTGCCGGATATGGCGCCGGAATCTTTTGTAATAGATGAAGTAATCGGGCAAAGGTTAAAAGAGGACCCGGAGGTCTATGCGAACTTTCTGGCCTTCCCGCCGCTGTACAGCAGAATCCGGATTGATAACATACAAAGCTACAAGAAGCAGCCGGAGCTGTATCAGAGCAGGCTGGACAAATTCATAGCAAATACGCGGGACAACCGGATGTATGGCGCGTGGCATGATAATGGGCGTCTAATCGATTACTGAATGATCTGAATAATGTAAATATCCCGACTGACTGAGGAGGAGCAGGCATGGAGTACAACGCAAGCAGTCCCGAAGATTATATCAGCCAGCTGCCGGAAGAGCGCAGGCCGATTATAGAGAAGCTTAGAGCAGTAATTAAAGAAAACCTTCCGGACGGATTTGCAGAAGCTGCAGGTTACGGTATTGAATATATGGTGCCGCATGAGCTGTATCCCCCGGGTTATCATGTGACGCCGGAGCAGCCGCTGCCGTTCATGAGTATAGCCTCCCAGAAAAATCATATCGCCCTGTATCACATGGGTATCTATATGAAGCCGGAGCTGCTGTCCTGGTTCCGCGGGGAGTATCCGATGCATATGAAGACCAAGCTGGATATGGGCAAATCCTGCATCCGGTTCAGGCCGTCGGGGGCGATCCCTTATGAACTGCTTGGTGAGTTAAGCAGCAAGCTCACAGCCGCAGAATATATTCAATTATATGAACGGGAAATCGCCCAAATGAAGAATAGATAATAGAGCATGATCAGATACAATCGGCTATCAAAAATCACGGAGGGTGATGAAATGGACGCTAACAAGGTTACATATGAGAGTATTGATGACTATATTGGACAGGCCGCACCGGAGGTCCGGGAGCTTTTGCAGAATATACGCAAGGTCATTCATGAAGCTGCTCCGGAAGCCACTGAGAAAATCAGCTACCAGATGCCCACATTTTACCTGCATGGCAATCTGGTGCATTATGCAGCGTTCAAGAAGCATATCGGATTTTATCCGGCACCACAGGGAATCGAGGCCTTTAAGGACGAGCTGTCTGTCTATAAAGGGGCGAAGGGTTCAGTCCAGTTCCCGCTAGACCAGCCGATGCCCTACGACCTGATCACCCGGATTGTAAAATACAGGGCAGCAGAGAATATTGAAAAAGCAAATAAATGATACACAGCAGTCCAGCCAGCGATGGTTGGATTTTTTTATGCTGCAAGTGAGAACGATTATCACTTATAATAGAGGCATGCAGACTTGAGATTGGAGGCAGGACAGACTGGAATGAAGCTGAACGATCATATTTTGTTATGGAATCATGTGTTTATTAAAATAATCGATGTCCGTCACACCATTCTTGCACCCGGGGAGCTGCCGGCTTACCGGCTGCCGTCAAGCGCGTTCCTGTACGTTGTACGCGGTGCAGCGGATGTATATCTGGACCACAGCAGGCATAGGGTGGAGCGTTTTCACGTGCTGCACGGGGGGAAGGGCACCAGGCTGCGGGCCGTTCCTGAAAGCGGACTTGAATATTACCTCCTGCTGTACCGGGCTACGCCGGGCTCCGCGAATCTTAAGGAAATTACCAGGCTGATGGAGCAGGATAATCCTTTTCTTGACCAGTATGCGTTTGTTCCGCACAATCCCTTGATCTTATATGAGAAGGTTGAGCTGCTGGAGCGGGAGTGGGGACACGGATCCGGACTCGGGAAGCTGCACGTACGGGCGC
Proteins encoded:
- a CDS encoding iron chaperone encodes the protein MDANKVTYESIDDYIGQAAPEVRELLQNIRKVIHEAAPEATEKISYQMPTFYLHGNLVHYAAFKKHIGFYPAPQGIEAFKDELSVYKGAKGSVQFPLDQPMPYDLITRIVKYRAAENIEKANK
- a CDS encoding YdeI/OmpD-associated family protein gives rise to the protein MEMENLLTAATRDELRSWLQAHGRTEKCCWITVSMTPAPDKLLYLDAVEEALCFGWIDGVKKSTEQGVMQRLSPRSKRSSWTELNKERVRRLDRLGLMSEEGRQVLPDMAPESFVIDEVIGQRLKEDPEVYANFLAFPPLYSRIRIDNIQSYKKQPELYQSRLDKFIANTRDNRMYGAWHDNGRLIDY
- a CDS encoding DUF1801 domain-containing protein, whose amino-acid sequence is MEYNASSPEDYISQLPEERRPIIEKLRAVIKENLPDGFAEAAGYGIEYMVPHELYPPGYHVTPEQPLPFMSIASQKNHIALYHMGIYMKPELLSWFRGEYPMHMKTKLDMGKSCIRFRPSGAIPYELLGELSSKLTAAEYIQLYEREIAQMKNR